One Antennarius striatus isolate MH-2024 chromosome 9, ASM4005453v1, whole genome shotgun sequence genomic window, ATTTAGTTTtcaaattaaagttaaaatttattttttgcctttTCTCTCATCTCTTCACAGCTGAGAAAGTGTACATGAATGTCCGGGCTGATTGCAAGAGCAAAAGCTAAAGATGGAGTGATACATAATGAAATTATTTGAACTTTGGGTCCTGATTTTTCAATACTACTGTATTTCAACAAACTGTAAGAAATTATTAAACATCCACCCATTTTATAGcacatattattaaaatataaatttgccTCTTGCAATGTTCAAAAGATTCTTTGACATCTATTTAGATTTCATCTAGCCTAtacagaaaaattaataaagagtattttgcatttaaaaagtgGACTTTTTGTTCTTGCTGCTTTTTCTGGGTTATTTTTGTCACACCTGATAAATAAGAACAAGTCACTTCCACAACGTTTCTTGTAGCTACACCAAACTACGCCCTCTGTCGTCCAGTTGTTGTAAATACTTTCCTATCAGCCATCAACAGTTTGAAAGCACAataggatttatttattcattcattcatatttatatatatatatatatatatatatatatatatatatatatatatatatatatatatatatatatatatatatatatgaatggattttgtgctgaatatatatataatctatatatatatatcggaatatatatatatatttttttttatttatttatttacttacttacttacttacttacttacttacttacttacatacttacttacttacttacttacttacttacttacttacttacttacttacttacttacttacttacttacttacttacttacttacttacttatttttttcccacaacaCACTTCAACacattcatctcatttgcagcatcaacaacatattaaaaaaagggCTGACTGGTCGGAGCAGTCTGGCTTGTGTAGTCCCCGTCCccagaattaaaattaaacaattttCTCAACATGTTTTCCACCAATTCATACACTGAATTTTGACATTAATTGTTCATGTGGCATATTGCTGTTCCAACGGTCCACTTCCTTATCAACGTAGTCATAGCATCTTACATCCAATTTTCTGCAACTCCAGATATGTGCCTTCATTccagatataacctagagcataaTCATCTGAGGAATAATGTTTACAGTCTTTCCAGGAATGGCAATGTCCATCAATGTTATAGATGGTCAAAACAAGAGGTTGCCTTTGCCAGTGCTCTGAAAGTGCCTAAACAAGAATGTAATGATATTTTCTCATATGTTTTGCAATACATAGatctataattaaaaaaagaaaacccacaaaaattttaaacaaagtgaaaaactaaatgaaaaacagatCCAGTGTAATTATACAGGTCTTCTGTGGTGTTGACAACATTAATTTTTAAGTGTTcttaatataaaaattatttgttgCTGTGCATTTCAAATGTTACACCTTATCTATGTTATCGTCTGGACTTTCTGTGACATTAGAGAAATGTGACTAAGAGGCCTTAAGTGCATTCAGAGCAGCTGATAAAAATCTCTGTGTCTGCTTAACTAAACCACCAACTGACATGTCAGTCAAGCTCACAGCATGTTGAACGTGTCACTATATCTGTAACATCTCTTTGATACTCATAATTTCATGGCAGGCCTCTTTTCTTTAGTGCACCTGCTAAAGTTTGCCGACTACTTAATCTGCAACAATTAACCATCATCCACCCTGCCTGCCAATGCGCCTCCTGCTGTGCCGTGCTTGGACCCCACCTCACATAGGAGCAGTGCAGCACAGGAGTCCAGCTAATTCATTAAATAACTGTGAGATATCGGGAAGAATGGTGATTTGGAAACATCCAGATGGTCTGTGTCTGAGTGATTATCAAAATCTTACAAGAGTATATAATATAAATCAGTGGCAGACAGTGCATTTCACatgtaggccttcagtgataTTCTTagttagtcaaacttgcataaatacatctcaTAATAGTGTAAGCAGCACCCACCGCTGCCACCATTATAGTGTTTGAGGACTGAGGCggttataacttctctcaaatgggacgaAAACCTGCGTCAGCCCTACTCCTTTTATTTTCACTCCCACAGAAGCACCCCACTCCCACACCTTTTTTGAcatcacacaactacgtcacagaacaaaaatatttgtcttcttttaaatGTCATCCGATAATCGCTTAAAAAAGAATTTGCGCCTTTGATTTtgtttaaacaaatacaaatatatatatatatatatatatatatatatatatatatatatatatatatatatatatatagtatgcTCAGCTCACATtatacacatttacattatacttttttttatccatcatTTGACATATTTTGTTGATTGTATGTTAATTTGAAACATAGATGTCtctttgacacaaacacaaaatataggTTTTCATTTCCGTCACACAGTGTAGCATTATTACAGAGAAACCTGTGGTTTACTGTATCACTCCTTCATGGACTATAGGAAGCAGTGACTGTGGTTGACTGCCTGCACTAAAGCCACAGATCATGAAGAAATGCTTAGATTATGCACCAAGATACAATCACATGCATTTCGGCAGAAAGTGCAGGTGTAATGAAACATCCCCTTATTTTGATTTGAATTAACAAGGTAATTTGAAGGATCAggacaattaaaaaacaacaacaacaacagatcaCTAAGAAGGACTAAGTCATTCTAATAAATTGTGATAGAActtgtttttacatgtttgaCTCTGCTCACATGAATGTGACACTACAGATGTGAAACAGAAATAGTAGCTTCCTCTTCTAACAGTGGTCATCGTCCTGCTCTTTCCAATGCAGTAGCATGCTGCAGCCCTCAAACCACCTCTAGTTCCGTCAGGAGACTCTTCTTAATCTGAGAGCCCTCCCACCTCTGACATCCAACGTTTTATTTGTACAACTGGCCATTTGAGAGAAAACAAGAGGACGGGTATCCTTCAACCTCTTCTTCTTACACACTTCACCAGTAACCAACATCAAGACGATGTCTGATGCACTATGCATTGTGGGCTCGTTCTTTGGTGGGTAATATGCTTTATAGGTTTTGATAATAAATGGTCATGATGATATTAATTGtggtttttatttgacatttaccaaatgtttgttttgcagGATCTGCAGAAGGACAGCAAGGTACAGTATGTTGATTTCCTACACCTACAGCTCCTTCTGGATGCTGGAATAAGATGGGTGCTTTAGTTTTGTgttacatcctcttctctcttttacAGAATGTAGCTCCTGCTATATAATAAATATGGCGTCCGTGATTGGTATTATTGCCTCTGATATTATCCTGACCCTCCTCATTGCAATTTCTGTGTACTGCTTTGCAAGTCAtcacaaaagacagaaagaatggAATTGTCACAATGGTGAACCCTAACTTTTTGTGTATTCCTTTTGATTTGTCATGTAGTTGGTTATTTGGGACAAAGATTTTTACTGTACACTTTACAGATAAAACAAATGTGCCATCCTCACTACCGAAGAGAATAGATGCAGAGGTCACGGAATCTCCCTATCAGGTAAAACACCGTACAAGCCTAAAAtagacacacaaatatattaTTTGCAGGGAtattaacatgttattttttgtttcttggtACCTTGATGTTTGTGTAGGAATTACATGGAGTCCAGTCAGATGTGTACAGCGAGCTTCGGCACtttaggaaatgaaaaaaaaaagggacttAAAAAAACTCCAACAATGTCTGTAATTACattcaatgtttttcttttttttaaatgctgtattTTGGGGGATATTTAATCATATTGCGTAAAAGTAACAACCTGTGGGAATCATACTGTGATCTCTGTTAGAGCTGCTGCCTAGTTTGCGGAGGATGTTTGCAGCATTGCACTCGTTCACTCAACCCAGTACAACACTTTTTAATGGTACTTAGATCGGAGCTCACCACTGTTCATTCCAGAGCTCCCAAACCACCTGCATCAACCCACTATTGTAATCTGTGTTCTCTGTTCTCAGCCTTTTAGGTGGAActtttttgtgtatatttaaCTAGAAGGTCCAACATGATCTTTTACATATGTTCTGTTTTGCCACCATAACTTTAAAGCATTACAAGATCtattgtatacagtatatctactaTGCACATGGATGATTTTAATTGTATGAATTTAGCATATTGTGCTGAATCCAGTGTTAGCTGTatcatgttttgtgtttgttaatcTTAACTttcttaaaatgtgtttgtattcgaataaataatgaaataaactacatttcatTATCATTGAAATGGAAAAGTATGCATTATTAACACTTTTTTATGTAAACCTTTTcacaaaacattcaaatgtaaGGAAAACATTTGGCTTTTGAAATTCAGATTGATTCTGCTTTAcatgataaaaaatataaagaaaattatcattcattcattttctaccgcttataataaaaacaattctACTTTTTGGCATTTTTAACTCTTCATCCAAATATCCCAATGCAGCATTCTGTTTTTATACAGTTTCAATTAGTCAACAATACACAGACTTGTCAGAACCAATTTATTCAATGTGTTCACTAAATCAtgcaacaaagaaaagaaatccaagACAAGATCTAAATATGGACAAAAAAGTCCCTGAAGATGATACATTTGGAAGGAGCCAGTCCGCATCATGTGACTCAACAGATGGCAGCCCCTGACTCATTTTGAGGAAGAAATAGAACCTGAAAAAGAGAGGTTGTTATTCAACATTACATTCATACCAGACGATCAACAGAGCTAGAACAAGAAAACTAATTAGATCTATGAATTGCATGAGGATGGAAATTACTGAAATGTACTTTAAAGCAAGCATAATTATGTGCTGTGTCATTTCTTCAGCCATTGTTATGGATATataatcataaaaacatttgtctgATTCAAATGCAGTGAAAGCAAACCTTTGTGTAATCATCAGGAGACCCTGCTCTTGGCTGTAACAGAAAAAATGCCTGGCTTGAGCTCCAGAGGCGCTGACGtgcaaaaaagaaagagtaTCACATATTTAGTGACACATATTATGTGTTGATTAATAGAGCTAGTCAGTCCATTTTCACTAGCAGAGAGTCATTTCTTACCAATTGGATAAGTTTCAGAGCTCATAAGTTCTCTGGTTTCTGAGGGAATGTTAAAATCTGTTATTAATTGTTCAAAAAATAATTCCAGGAACAATATTGTTCGATGTAACGATCTTTTACCATCAAAGTCTGCATCTCC contains:
- the tyrobp gene encoding TYRO protein tyrosine kinase-binding protein isoform X1, which codes for MSDALCIVGSFFGSAEGQQECSSCYIINMASVIGIIASDIILTLLIAISVYCFASHHKRQKEWNCHNDKTNVPSSLPKRIDAEVTESPYQELHGVQSDVYSELRHFRK
- the tyrobp gene encoding TYRO protein tyrosine kinase-binding protein isoform X2 translates to MHCGLVLWICRRTARYKCSSCYIINMASVIGIIASDIILTLLIAISVYCFASHHKRQKEWNCHNDKTNVPSSLPKRIDAEVTESPYQELHGVQSDVYSELRHFRK